CCCTCCGTGCCGGTGGCAACCGCGAGGGCGCCCTTCACCGCCAGCTCGCCGCTGCTCGTGACGAAGTTCACCTGATCGGCGTAGTACGGGTACCACGGCACGAGCGCGAGGGACTTCATGTCGACGTCGACCCGCGCCCCGAAGGGCACGAGACCGACGTCGCCCTTCGCCGCGAGCCTCCCGCCGCCGTTGATGCCGGCAGTGAGCCGGAACGACGCGCGGCTCCCTTTCTTCGTCGAGAGCCCGGTGATCTCGGCCGCGAGCGGGGCAACCGTGTGCGTGAGCCAATCGGGGAACGTCGTGTCGACGAGCGTGGCAGCGCAGTCATCGAGACGCACCGAGGCCGCCTCGATCAGCCACGAGGGCTCCGCGGCTGCCGGCGGCTTTGCGGCTGCCGGCGGAACGGTCGGGCCGGGCGTTCCGGCCGCGGGCGCCGCCGCGACCGCCGCTCCTGCCGCGTCCGCCACGACGGGCCGCGGCACGCCCGGCGCGATGGCCCCTCCGCTCTCGCGCACGAGTCCGACGTTCACCTTCCGCAGGCTCACCGCGCCGAGGCTCAGACGACGCGCCGGGAGATCGAGATCGGCGCCCCAGACCTCCAGCGCCGCCAACGTCAGGAAGTCCGCCGGGGCGGCGCGGTGGCGGACCTTCAGCCCCTCGAGCCGGGCCGTCAACCCCGTGAACCCGAACGCCGTCCCGTTCTCGGCGGCCGCGAGCCGGACGTGGGCCTTCGCGCCCAGCACCCCTTCGCGGATCTCGTACGGCACCGACGCGCGGTAGTAGGGCTCCCACGCGCGCGGGCGCACCCCGGCGATCTGGACGTCCCCCTCCCATGCGAGCGGCGAGAAGCGGATGCTCCCGCGATGCTCGAGCGATTCGCCGAAACCGGTCTGGAAACTCACCTCGAGCTGCGCGGGCTCGTCCTGAGGGTAACGCACGGCACGGATCCCCGCCTCGACCTTCTCAAGCTCGGCGTTGAAGCGCCCCGGCACCGCCTCGTCCCGCCAGTGGACGCTCCCCCCGGTCAGTCGCAGTTCCCCGAGCGTCACCTGCCACGGAGTCGGCTTGGGCTCGGGTTGCTGCGGCGCCGGGAGCCGGAACGCGGCGGCCCAGTTGAGCCCTCCCGTCTTCTGCCGCAGGAGCGTCGCTTCGGGTGCGGTGATGACGATCTTCTCGATGTCGAGGCGATTCTTGAACACGTCGACGGAAAACGCGGGCACCTCCAGTGACGCCAGGGCGAGCAACGGCGCCCCGGTGCGCTCGGCGACCGCGACTTTGTCCAGCCGCGCCGCCCCGCGCACGACCAGCGAGCGGCCTTCCCGGGGCGCCGCGAAGGCCACCGAGAGCTTCACCCCGAGCATCCCTTCGCGCACGGTGAAGCCGAGGTCTTCGGGCAGGTAGGCCAGGTAGCGGGGCACGTCGATCCCCTGAAGGTCGAGGTCGACGGCCGTTTCCAGGGTCTCCTTGAACGGCTTGGTCTGCCCGGCGAGCTTGAACGGAGCGCCGTTGACGACCGCCGAGAGCGCAGGCTGCTCGAAGGTGTCGACACGCGCTGGGAAGTTCGACACGAAGGGGATGGTCACTGCCAGGTCGGCAATGTCGTGCCGCGCGCCCCGGGGACGATCCTCGAACACGATCTGCCCGGCACTGATGCGGATGTTGTGCAGCGCGAAGCGCGCCGGCTTTTCGGCGGGCGGGGGCGCTGCGCCGCCGCCTTTTTCCGCCCCGCCGAGCAGATCGGAGAAGTTGTACGTCCGGCCGTCCTCCCGGCGCACGAGGTGCACGCGCGGCCCCGTCAGCCGGATTTCGCGCAGCACCGGCGCGCGGTAGAGGATCGACGACGCCTCGAGGTCGGCGACGAGTTCGTCGAAGCCGAAGAACTCGCCGCCCCCTTCGCGCTCCCCGACCGTGAAGCCGGCGACCGTGACGATCAGCTTCAGGGGGTTGAAACGGACCTCCCGGACGGAGACGGGCCGGTGCAGCGCCTCCCCGAGCTTGCCGACGAGAAGATGCCTGGCAAGCGGGGGGACCGCGAAGTAGCTGACCCCCGTCAACAGGACGACGGTGCCAAAGACCCAGGCGGCCCCCTTGAGCAACCGCAGCGGCACACGCATCGACGCGCAGCAGGCCTGCGGCTTCTAGTGCTCCGCGGCCTCGGCCTCCGCCTTGGTCTTGTGCACGGTGCCGGCCGGGTGGTTCGGCGGCGAGTAGATCGTGTAGAGCTTCAGGGTCTCTGTCTTCGAGGTGTTGATGACGTTGTGGTGCGTCCCCGCGGGGACGACCACGGCGTCCGCGTCCCGCACCTTGTGCTTTTCCTTGCCGTTGTTGTAGACGAACGCCGCCTGGCCCTGCTCGATCCGGAAGAACTGGTCGACCTTCGGGTGCACTTCGTTGCCGATCTCCTCGCCGGGTTTGAGGGACATCACGACCAGCTGCGCGTGCTTGCCGGTGAAGAGCACCTTGCGGAAGTACTTGTTCTTGAGGGTTTCCTTCTCGATGTGCCCGACATAACCGATCATCGCTCGCCCTCCTTGCCCGACCTGGGGTTCCCGGGAGATCGTGAGCGAGGCGGCCTTGGGTGCGGCCGCACGGCACCGCCCGCCATCCCCGGCCATTGGCGCGCCCGGAGGGATTCGAACCCCCGACCGACGGATTCGAAGTCCGACGCTCTATCCAGCTGAGCTACGGGCGCCCGTTGTTACTATGCAATATTGCACGGGGCCGGCGCCGATGCAAACCGGCGCGGCGCCGTCGCTTCACCGCTGCGCGCCCGGCGCGCCCGCCAGCTGCCCGCAGGCGGCGGCGATGTCAGCGCCGCGGCTACGCCGGAGCAGGGTCCGGTAGCCGGCCGCGTGGAGGACGGCCTGGAAGGCCGCGACGCGCTCCGGCGGCGAGCGCCGGAACGGCAGCGTCGGCGACTCGTTGTACTCCAGCAGGTTGACGCGGCAGGGGAGCCCCCGCAGCCGCTGCGCCAGCAGCCGCGCGTCGGCATCCGAATCGTTGACGCCCGCGAGCAGCGCGCATTCGACGAAGACCAGCCGCCGCCCCCCCGCCGCGTACTCGCGGCACGCCGCGAGCAGTTCGTCCACGCCGCAGGCGCGGTTGACCGGCATCAGTCCGGTGCGCACCGCGTCATCCGCCGCGTGCAACGAGACCGCGAGGTTGACGCGGGCGTCCCGCCCGAGGTCCCGGATCCGCGCCGCCAGCCCGCAGGTCGACACGGTGAGCCGGCGCTCCGAGAAGGCCCCGCCGCGCGGATGCCCGAGGATCGCCAGGGCGTCCAGGAGGTTGGCGTAGTTCGCCAGCGGCTCGCCCATCCCCATGAAGACGAGGCTGTCGATCCGCTGCGGCCGGCCGCCGGGATCGGCTCCGGCCTCCGCCAGCGCCTCGCGCACCGCGG
The sequence above is drawn from the bacterium genome and encodes:
- a CDS encoding DUF748 domain-containing protein; this encodes MRVPLRLLKGAAWVFGTVVLLTGVSYFAVPPLARHLLVGKLGEALHRPVSVREVRFNPLKLIVTVAGFTVGEREGGGEFFGFDELVADLEASSILYRAPVLREIRLTGPRVHLVRREDGRTYNFSDLLGGAEKGGGAAPPPAEKPARFALHNIRISAGQIVFEDRPRGARHDIADLAVTIPFVSNFPARVDTFEQPALSAVVNGAPFKLAGQTKPFKETLETAVDLDLQGIDVPRYLAYLPEDLGFTVREGMLGVKLSVAFAAPREGRSLVVRGAARLDKVAVAERTGAPLLALASLEVPAFSVDVFKNRLDIEKIVITAPEATLLRQKTGGLNWAAAFRLPAPQQPEPKPTPWQVTLGELRLTGGSVHWRDEAVPGRFNAELEKVEAGIRAVRYPQDEPAQLEVSFQTGFGESLEHRGSIRFSPLAWEGDVQIAGVRPRAWEPYYRASVPYEIREGVLGAKAHVRLAAAENGTAFGFTGLTARLEGLKVRHRAAPADFLTLAALEVWGADLDLPARRLSLGAVSLRKVNVGLVRESGGAIAPGVPRPVVADAAGAAVAAAPAAGTPGPTVPPAAAKPPAAAEPSWLIEAASVRLDDCAATLVDTTFPDWLTHTVAPLAAEITGLSTKKGSRASFRLTAGINGGGRLAAKGDVGLVPFGARVDVDMKSLALVPWYPYYADQVNFVTSSGELAVKGALAVATGTEGKIGASFRGEAGLTDFVSVDRLNSEEMLKIATLSLGGIAFESSPFSLQVAEALLSEFYVRLIIFADGRFNVQ
- a CDS encoding cupin domain-containing protein, producing MIGYVGHIEKETLKNKYFRKVLFTGKHAQLVVMSLKPGEEIGNEVHPKVDQFFRIEQGQAAFVYNNGKEKHKVRDADAVVVPAGTHHNVINTSKTETLKLYTIYSPPNHPAGTVHKTKAEAEAAEH
- the rlmN gene encoding 23S rRNA (adenine(2503)-C(2))-methyltransferase RlmN: MAPARLEEFCAGLGLGPARASRVFAWVHRPGSRDLAAPGGLGREIRARLAGRAHVSRLEPAAVARSCDGTVKFAFRLDEGPVIESVLIPAEGRTTLCVSTQAGCAMGCRFCLTARMGLARDLSAAEIVSQVAAVREALAEAGADPGGRPQRIDSLVFMGMGEPLANYANLLDALAILGHPRGGAFSERRLTVSTCGLAARIRDLGRDARVNLAVSLHAADDAVRTGLMPVNRACGVDELLAACREYAAGGRRLVFVECALLAGVNDSDADARLLAQRLRGLPCRVNLLEYNESPTLPFRRSPPERVAAFQAVLHAAGYRTLLRRSRGADIAAACGQLAGAPGAQR